Genomic window (Bradyrhizobium sp. 186):
ACGCACCGATTGGCGTCTGGCGCGCAGCCGGTGGGGCAACAGGTTTGCGCAGACGCGGGCGATATCACCGCATATGCCAAAACCAGGATTGGCACCTTGAGATGGCGCATGTTCCCCGCACCAGACAGCTAAGCGGCGCTCGACTTGTCCTTTTCAATCGCGCTCATTCTTTTTCTTCTTGTCATCTCCATCCTGGCCGCCAAACCCCGAGGAGGCCTTGTTACCGCCGCCACCTCCAGATCGGGAGCCTTCCTCTCCGGAATGCGCGACCTTGGACCCCTTTGCGCCACCCGCGTTCTCGCCGCCACCCCGCTTGAGCCCCCACCACCGCCGCCGGCTGATGAATGCTCCCCTGTCGCGTTTTCCTTGGTCGAGGGCTCCTTGGTCGAGCTGTGTGGATCATTGTCGAAGACTGAATGATTGCTGCCGCCGCCGCTATATCCTGCTCCGTCTTGGGCGCCGGAACGTGCGATGGCTGTTGACGTCAACGAGGTCGACAAGAGCAAAGTCATCGCTGGCGAGGTTACGGCAGCAAACGTGCCACAAATCTTCAAGAACTCCCGGCGGTCTTCGTCGTCTTCTGTTGTGGGCATCAGGTCCCCCTGGGCTCGATTGCGACAGTTTAAAATTAAATCAGATTAAATAAATTAAAACCTATTAATTGGTTCAATCACGAAAAGTAACGTTCTTGTGCTCCTACCAGTTGTACCCGGCCTCCACCCGCGCAGACGGCAGAAGTTCTGGGGTAAGGTGAAGAACCGCAGCCACCCTGAGCCGGTTGGCGCTGAAGTATATTGCGGCAACAACTCGGGACTAGCATGCTGTATAGAATTTCGGTTGCCGTGGCGTGGGCTTCTCTTGCCTTCATCACCTACGCAAGTCTCTCTCCATTCCACGACAGGCCTCAACTGAGCAGTTCGGCCAACATCGAACACATCGCGGCCTTTGCGTTCCTAGGTTTCGCATTTTGTGCCGCGTACCGGGACCGGATGACGCTGGTGTGCAGCGTCGTGCTTGGTAGCGCAGTGGTGCTGGAATTGTTGCAAAAGCTGACGCCAGATCGCCATGCTAGATTGCTGGATGCGTCCGAAAAGGTCGTTGGCGGGTTGCTCGGGATTTTGCTCGCCAGTATCGCTTTACGCCTGATCGAGCGCTGGACGGCTGCGTCTGATGTCTGACGGTTCTTGCGGGTTTGCCGGGTCCATGAGGCGCTGCGGGCCACGCCAGCGGTTGCGCTGGGCATCACAGACCGTGTCTGGACCATTGGCGATTTGATTGATGCCGTGCTGCCGTTGGAGCCGAACAAGCCGGTTCGGGTGAAGCGCAACTTCCGGGTAATAGACGGCGGGCGCCTCGCCGCCGGCCATCGATCCTCGGGAAGCCGTGGTCAGTCCCCCTCAGGCAGCCTCAGGATCACCACGTTGCCCGGTTCGCTGGGACTTGACCGCTCGCGCTGCCTCTTTACCACCTGCTCAAGCTCGAGAGCTTCAATTGCGAGCTCATCTGCCAAGCGCCTGAACAATTCGCGTTTTTCTGGGTCGCTCGTCCGCCTGCTCATGAGGGCGAAATCTGAGGCGTTGGCACGTAACTTGTCTAATCTGTCCCCTAGGTCCTTCATCGCTCAGGTCCTAAACGGCTTTGGCAAAACGCTCGAACACCCTATCCGCTCTTCCTTAACCACTCGTTAGGCGGTGATCCGGTGAACGGGGGCGGAGTTCCCGATTCGCAAAAATGCGTCCCGAGTTCGTATCATTCCGTTGATGCGTATGGCTTAATGAGCCTCTGGCTGGCGACCACCGGCGGCATTGGACGGAAGGACGACACCACCGCAGATGCTGAGGCGTTTGTCTTGCTGCATGGTGTTGCGGCAGGGGCGGTGCCATTCTCAGGGGTGGTTCCGAGCCGATGCTGATGAGCGTCGGCTGATCGAGTCGCCCATCGTGTGATGGAGTTGCTCAAGCCGCCGCGCGAGCTCTTGCTTTTTGGCAACTATCCTTGCAGCGAGAATCTCATCGACCTCTGTGTGGAGAGCCCACAGCTCATCGATGGATATGTTCTCAAATTGCTCTCTGTACATGATTCCACCCAATCTGCTTCCCAAATCGCTAGGGGCTTTTTCTTGGCGTTCGCGCCGGGACCGTCGTGCTTGGCGATTCTTTCAACGGCGACGTGCCGGGATACTTGGCGCCGTTCTCTGTGCCTCGGGCCAGCCGACCGCGACGAGGAGAGGATGTGGGCCGGCAGGGGGGTGCGTGGGCCAAGGCGCACACGGGTGCGCTTTCAAGCGCCCGGGTCTCCTACCATAAACCGGAGAAATCGCACTGTTCGCTTGTGAACATACCGGCCCCAGCATCTGACGGGTGGCTGCCCCGATGCTGAGGCCGTTTCTGCGCCGGTTGTCGAAAGCGGGGCAAATGCAACCTGCGCTGCACGGGTTCTTATGGAGCGTCCGCTCGGGCGAAGGCAGAGCGTGCAGCAGAAGCCCGGAAGGCTGCCGATCGGCTCGCCTGCGAAGCCTGGACGCCATGTCCATCTTACGAAGGTTGCGAACAGACGGCGGCCGAGTTGGTATTCCAGTATCCGATCGTTCAATGGCCCGATGAGCGTTCAAATGGAAAACCGCGTGATCGTAGTACATGCCTCCGGAAGGCTGCTAGACCAGTTGCGCGGAGAGCTGCACTTCGTGGTCGTGCTTGCGCGAGTGCAGGGCGTTGAAATCGGAGATGCCGTCGACGCCGAGAATAACGGCCTCGCCATCGATGGCGAAGTGCTTCTGCCCGTTCTTAAGTGCGGCCTCGGCGATTCCAGGGATACCGCCTCGTCCAATCGGTGCCGTTCCGGGAGAGCAGGCGCACGCGGTCGTTCTCCCGGATGACTACTATCCGGTAGCCGTCGTGCTTCACTTCATGGATCCAGTCCGGTCCCGATGGGACCTGCTTGCCGGCGGTCGCCAAGCAAACCCCGTACGTCATGCGCATAAGCCGGAGATAAGCACTTCGGCTGGATTTTACGAACCTGTCCCTGCGCGCCTTGCCGCTCTCTCCAGGAATTCCAGCATGGAGGGGGCCACTTCCTCAAGCTCGACGAAACGACGGCGCAACTCATCCGCGATATCCGCGGTCACATCGCGCGACCATCCCTGTGTCGTGTTGAAGGCCACGATGCGAGCGGGATGCATGTATTGGCCTTCGATCAGGTGCCGTATGAGCGTCGCACGATTGCCGTCCTCTTCCGCCGTCTCGCACCAAGCGCGTCCGAGCCGGTCGCCAAAGTCCTCAAGCACAAGGTAGACATCTTGGTCCGCCGCCACATGAGGCACGATGGATGGGGAGCGGCGCATGCCAGAAACTCCACGAGAACCTGCGATTCCCTCGATAACGTTACTATTTAATGCGAGGAGTAAAGACAAAATCGAAAATGAAACAGAATTAAATGTAGACAAAATCAAAATGTGGATTTAATTTTGGAAGTACCTTGGCGCCGGACGAACGCGTCAAGCTCTCCGAGAAGCGGCTCCAGCGTCCGTCCTGCCCCCTGCTTACCCTCGGATGCGGGGGCCGTTTCTTCGGCATATGGGGAGCGAACCATGAAGTTCCTGTCCCTGGGTGACTTCTTTCTTATCTCTGCGCTGACGGGAGCAATTATGCTGGTCGAGATGGCGCTCTTCATTGTTATGGGCATGATCTGAGCCAATGAGGAACACCGGGAATTCGCAGCTGACGCGTCGGTGGGCCGCGCTCACGAACACAAGAAACGACAGTGCGAATACGCTCGCGGAAGCGCCAACGCGCTCTGTCAGACCAATCCCCACACTATCGCTTCATGGAGGCGCCACATACGGACGTAGTCCGCCAGCGCTTCCGCTCCTTTGGTTGGTTGAGGGCGCCTGAGGAACTTGGGCTTGCCCCCGCGGATCATATAAGTTCACTTGCAAATCCCTAATGAGCAGGGGGTGCCGTGGGTATTTTCTTACTCTTTCTCGCGGCGTGCGTTGTTGGCGTTCTTCTCCTCCTCGCATTCCGCCTATAGGGCCGACAGCGGACGCAACAGTTGCGTTGAAACCTCAGCCCTGCGCCGAATTAAGGTTTTTGGCTGGTTGTTTTTGACTGTGCGCGGTTGAGCGCGTTCAACTCCATGGCTGGAGACGAACGTGATCACTTGGCTGCTAGTCATCCTCGTCGCTGTCAGCGTTGCAATCCTGATTGCGCACGCGATAGACGCGATACGTTCCTGAAGCTCAGCGCAGCGGCGCGAGCTACTGCTTGAAGGTAGGTGACTATGCGTTGTTCTTTGGGCTGGAGTTGAGGAGCGGCAAGGCCGGCAGATCGATCGGCTCGTCTAGAGGTCGATCGACCCGGTCCGCCTTCCTTCGGCTGACGAGGAGACCAATAGAGCCGGCACCCTACCGGCAGGGCTCCTGCGATCATCAACGATTCCCACAATGCCATTGTTGAGTCCGCGGCACGAGCAAAAGTCAAAACGCACGCGCGTCAAAGCTACGCAGCTGCCTTCTAAACCATTTAACCATTTAGATTGATCTAGCAAAAGATTTAATATATATAATTATTTATATTTGGATTTATATTCTAGAACGCGCGGGGTGCATTTTATGCCCTCGATAAAGTCTACGCACTTCAGCGCAGAGCCTTCCGAACAACGCTCCCCTGATCGCGGGCGTGCGCCTCCTGCGTGCCCCTCTTCGACTCCTACTGAGAGGGGTCTGAGTGGGCCGGGAACCATCAACGTCATGCCAGAGGTCGCGAACGACAACGCGGGCGCCTGGCCTCTGCTACCGTTTCCTGATGGCTGGTACGCCACCTGTTGATCTGTGATGCGGCTCGCCCTGCGGTGCTCAGCAAGTAGCAGGCGGGCGCATTTGATAGCTTTCAATTGCCCACAACATCCGCCGGTTCACGCTGGCGGACCTTCACAGCAGCCCGAAGGCCCGAGCAATCAGCACGGCGGTTACGATCGCCAGCATGGCATAAACGGTTCTTCGACCGACGCGGTTCACTTCTCGATGCGAACGGGGCAGACCATCAGACCGCCACCACACTCCAGTTCGATCACCTTCACGTAGCACGGGCTTTTTGAGCTGCCGCCGCAATCAAATGCTGCATCAGCGCGGTTTCTACCAGGCGGGCGATATCGCCCGGCTGGCTCATTTCATGGCGAGGAATCTCGTCGTCATTCACCGTCATATCCGTGGCAACGTAGCCCGGGCAGATCACCGTCGCCCGAATGCCGGCCGCGCGACTTCTCGGCGAATGCCGTGGGTGAGTGCGACCACGGCGAACTTGGTCATCGCGTAGCCGACATTGCTTCCCACGCGTTCTCCGGCGAGGGACCCCAGATTGATGACCCGCCCATGACCGCAGACGGCCAGATGAGGCAGGCTGGCTCTGATGAGGCGCAGAGGACCCTTGACGTTCACGCGCCACATTTCATCGAGTTCGCTCTCGCCCTCGTCGGAGACGCGGACCTTCGGATTGATTCCGGCGGCGTTGACGATGGCGTCGACGCCGCCCCACCGTGCGACCGTTGCGTTGACCCAGGAAATCGGGCTCTTGGCGTCTTTGGCGTCATAGCGATGCGTCATGAGTCTCTCGCTCTCCGCGAGGCGGCTCGGGTCGCGCAGCCCCGCCGATACGCGGAAGCCCGCCGACAGCAGCCGGTCGACGACGCCGCGTCCGATGCCGCGCGAAGCCCCCGAGACCATGACGATCCGATTGCCGACCTCCAACATCCGAGTCCGTCTCCTACGGGTGAGCCAAGAGCATCGCGACATGTAAGGGGACATGACTGACGGCGAGTAAGAGAACTTCACTCTGCCGGATTTGTCGAAGCCCTGTCCTAACCTAGACTAGGACGTACCTGCCGGATGCGGGCCAAGACGTCCGCCAGCCAGGACGTTCGGTCCGATGGTGTGGTTAAGGTGAGATCACACCGCAAAACGTGACAATCATATGTGTGTTTTGACACTCTTATGAGTCCCACGACAAAGAGCCAACGCGCGCATCAAGCTCCGTATCCTAGTAGAGAGTAGTCCAGCACGCTGTCGTGCAGGTAGTTCGGCGGGAACAGCCAGGCATTGCGATTCGGCCGGCGCACGCAGTTGATCAAGGAAACTGCTCGGGCGATATCCTATCCGCCCTATATCGTTCACGCGCTGTCTGAAAGATCTTGGCGCTGCACCGCTCGGAGTACTACTTACCGCGTCCAGTCCCGGAACTGATAAGGTTTGGTCGCAAAGCTTATCAGTTTGCGGAATCACCAGAGTTTTGTCTCCCGTTTGACTCGAGAGCGAAAGAGACGCTCGCGACCATCGGGGCGATGAGCAAATTCATAGCGCCAAAAAGGCGATAAATGTGCTGCCTTTTTTCCTGAGGCAGGTCAGCGGTTTGCAAATGCAGGATAATGGCCTAATCACCATGGCGTCGAATTGGCCGGAAACAAGCCTGCGGATTATATTCCGACATACTCGCTACATCACGACTGACGCGAATAACCGTAGAAGTCCTCAACATCGACCGTGTGACACAGGTTGTTGATGCCGTGCCGTTTGAAAAACCAATCGTCGCCATACGAATGAAATCCTGGCCAAGTCATGGACCCAGGTAAATTTTGAGGGCGTCGTCTCTAGCATTCTGAGAAGCGCACCCCGGCGCAAGATTAAGAATCAAGATCATCCCATGAGTGCGCCGCCGTCTTAATGATGCAAATCATCGAGATCAGAGGCGGGATAATCCTTCAACCGCTTTACGTGTACTCGTAAGAGCTTACCACGGGCAGAATGCGGTAATTCGCCATCATGTCTCCAAACAGCGGCACGGCGGCGAGCGTCAGCACGGAGGCTTCGATGGGGCAAAGTCGAGTTAGGACGTACTCATAATTGTTCGCTCATATAACCACGGTCTGGGGGCATTGGGCAGTGTAGCAGCAGCCTTGTCAGAACGAAAACTTACAACTAGAATACGAGGTGCGGCGGTAAGACACCGAACTGATTTTAGCAGGGAGGGATTGATCATGGCCTCGCACACCAAGTCACAACCGAATTTCAATCGGCGTTGGTTCCTTGCAGGAGCCGCCGGCGGCGCAATGCTTCCCGTAGCAGCGCACGCGGCCGGTTCAAATAAAAAGCAAAAACGCGGTATTTATGCGGACGAGGCGGGCACTGCGAAGGACGATTTAGAAGATAAGGTGGCTGATTTCTCGTACCAAAGTGATGTCCTCGCACAATGGATCGTCGATATATGGACAGGTCCCGCCAACAATCCCCTGATCACACCTAGTACGGGTACGATATCCATGACGCAGTACCTAGCGCGCTCGGCTGCAGCAAAAACAGCCCTCGCGGCTCGGGGCATCTATTTGGAGAAACCCATCGTAATCACGGAAGACGAGTACGATGCTGGGTTCAGTTTGGCAGACACAGGCCTAGACAGAACTGTCGGAGTCGTTTTTGTGCTGCCGAGACCCACACGTCCGACTCTTGCTGGGCCGCCTCTGCTTGAGACGGCCAAGATGCTGATGGCCATCACGCCGAACGGAATTTAGCGGTATTGCAATCCGTCTCGGATGCGACAGGGTGTCTCTGGCTCGGCGTGAGTTTTTGTCGCATCCCAGCGAAAATACACGGGCGTTCACTCCAAAGTGGAGGTTCGAATGGCACGGCTGCTCACGGAGTGGGTCAACGTCACGGGCGATATTTCGATCATCGCTCGCCAGTCGGGAGAGGTTTGGTTTCATTCCCCCGGAGGCACAGAAGAAAACATAGATCCCTTCGCGGCACAGATGACAGGTGTCGGCTCAGCGGGCAGCACGGTCGGGCTGCTTGACGGCGCGATAAATCTCGGATTTGCCCGAATCGAAAAGCAGCTCGCGCGCCCTGACCCGACGCTCGTCGGCTATATCGTAGCCTTGGTGGGCGCGTATCACACGTCTGTCGACACGCCTCGAAATCTCCGGCGCGCCGCCGGGCGCTTCAACGAACTGGGGAGGCCCGAGGTCGCCGACTACTTGGAAGAGCGTGCGCGGGAGGAGACCGGTCACGACCGGCTCGCGCTCAAGGATTTGCGTGCCTTGGGTGTGCCCGGCGAGCGACTCGTCGCTAACTTTATTCCGGAGGGTATCAAGCCGCTCTGTAAGCGCTTCGATGATCTCTGCGTCCATGACTATCCAATCGGCTGCATCGGCTATTCCTACTGCCTGGAGCGCATCGCGGCGCTGAAGCAGGAAAGCGATATAGAGAAGGTGCAGGCGATCTGTCCGGGTGACATTGATGCCAGCCGCTTCCTCAGAAGTCACAGCTCCCTTGGAAGCGAGGCCACTCACGTCGAAGAAACCATCAAGTTCGTAGCCTCCCTTCCCGCGAATGATCGTATCAGAGTCGTTCAGGAGACGTATGAATCGGCACTGATTCTAGCGGAGGGATATAATCACGAGCTTCTCAAATCCGAAGCGGAGATGCTTGACGAGCTTGAGCAGGCGCTCGGAGAGGCGCTCCCGTGTCGTCACAGCTCACATCCTTTGTAGGGTGAAAAGCGCGGCGCTCGTCGGCCCGCAGCGTGAGCGGAACAGCGCAACAGTTCATCGCCAGTTTGGCATGGCGAGAAGCACGAGAATGGAGCCCGGTCCCCCGATAGGGTGATAGGACGATGCGATTCAAAGCGATCAGGCGCCGCGACTGCGCCGTGGGTAGCTGGGTAGGGCACCGGCGGGTGGCGTCCTCGCGCCGAGCTGCGGTTGTGCCTCGACGCCGAATAAGGAAATTTCAGCGTTAATTGAACGCTGATGTAATATTGTGTGCGGGAAATGATATCGTGCGCCGGAGAAGGTTTCCTGCGTTTAGGTGACAAAGGCCACACACGGCGGCCTGAGGCCCAGCTCCTTGATGGACCACGGCAGTAGGCAAGGACCTCTGCAATGACGAGGACAACAACCACCGACTTAGCCGAGTGGCTGGGTAGACACGGTCTAAGCCAGTACGCCAAAACCTTCGCTGAAAACCATATCGACTTCTCGGTCCTGCTGGATTTGACGGAAAATGATCTCGAAAAGCTGGGAGTATCTTCTCTAGGCCACCGCAAGAAGCTGTTGACGGCCATTAAGGCATTGACGGCCGCGCGCCAGCCCACCGGCACACCAACGCCGGTTGCAAGCGCCACTGTGGTATCACCCTCTTCTGAGAAACATCGCGAAGCTGAATTCCGCCAGATCACAGTGATGTTCTGTGACCTGGTGGGCTCTACACAGCTATCGGAGAAGTTGGATCCTGAGGATCTCCAAAAGCTCATTGACGCGTATCGGGTAGAATGCAGCGCGGCAATTGCGCGCTATGGAGGCGAGGTCGCCCGCTATTTCGGCGATGGAGTGATGGCATTTTTCGGCTGGCCTCGCGCACACGAGGATGACGCCGTTCGCGCTGTTCACGCTAGTCTGGAAATTGTGTTCGGAGTTACGAAGATTTCAGGGCCAGTTACCCTAAATTGTCGAGTGGGTGTTTGCTCGGGTCCGGTCGTTGTCGGTGAGATTGGGGATAGTGGTACATGGTCGATGGACGCTGTGGGGGAGACGCCCAATATCGCCGCACGTCTACAGACCCTTTCCGCTGCCAACACGGTACTCATCTCGGAATCGACGAGGCGCCTCGTATGGACAGCGTTTGATTTTCAGGACGTCGGTCTCCACGAACTTAAAGGCCTAAGTGAACCTCTTCACGTGTATCGCGTGCTCTCGGCAAAACATTCCGCTAGCCGCTTCGAGGCTGCGCATACGGGCTCTCTTAC
Coding sequences:
- a CDS encoding SDR family NAD(P)-dependent oxidoreductase gives rise to the protein MLEVGNRIVMVSGASRGIGRGVVDRLLSAGFRVSAGLRDPSRLAESERLMTHRYDAKDAKSPISWVNATVARWGGVDAIVNAAGINPKVRVSDEGESELDEMWRVNVKGPLRLIRASLPHLAVCGHGRVINLGSLAGERVGSNVGYAMTKFAVVALTHGIRREVARPAFGRR
- a CDS encoding VanZ family protein; protein product: MLYRISVAVAWASLAFITYASLSPFHDRPQLSSSANIEHIAAFAFLGFAFCAAYRDRMTLVCSVVLGSAVVLELLQKLTPDRHARLLDASEKVVGGLLGILLASIALRLIERWTAASDV